A genomic stretch from Lathyrus oleraceus cultivar Zhongwan6 chromosome 2, CAAS_Psat_ZW6_1.0, whole genome shotgun sequence includes:
- the LOC127120678 gene encoding ATP-dependent Clp protease ATP-binding subunit CLPT2, chloroplastic, producing MATTHYHCSSSLVLRSNPSIHLVHNSKLTNPNNSWLGAKIRVQPLSVRPPVSVLHRRPVAVAASVSFSLPTPNPERVSPGQEIPKWSSKAVKSFAMAAVEARKLKFTTTGTEALLMGVLVEGTNLANKFLRANGITLFKVRDEIVNVLGIADMFSLSPERPPITDDALRALDWALEKKLKSGDGGEITTAHIILGIWSEEHSPGHTILSNLGFNDEKAKELESSISKAAANDE from the exons ATGGCTACTACGCACTACCATTGCTCCTCAAGCTTGGTATTGCGTTCAAACCCTTCGATCCATTTGGTTCACAATTCGAAGCTAACAAACCCCAACAATTCATGGCTAGGAGCCAAAATTAGGGTTCAACCTCTCAGTGTAAGACCTCCCGTGTCCGTTTTACACCGCCGGCCCGTCGCCGTCGCCGCTTCCGTTTCCTTCAGCCTCCCCACCCC AAATCCAGAGCGTGTTTCTCCTGGCCAGGAAATTCCCAA ATGGTCTTCTAAGGCTGTAAAGTCATTTGCAATGGCTGCAGTGGAGGCGAGGAAACTCAAGTTTACTACTACGGGAACTGAAGCCCTTCTCATGGGGGTTCTTGTTGAGG GCACTAATCTGGCTAACAAGTTTTTGCGAGCCAACGGAATTACACTTTTCAAGGTCCGAGATGAAATTGTGAACGTGCTTGGAATAGCTGATATGTTTTCACTATCCCCTGAGCGTCCTCCAATCACTGATGATGCTCTGAGGGCCCTTGACTGGGCtcttgaaaaaaaattaaaatcag GCGATGGCGGGGAAATAACCACAGCACACATAATTCTTGGCATTTGGTCTGAAGAGCATTCCCCTGGTCACACGATACTTTCCAACCTTGGCTTTAATGATGAAAAAGCTAAAGAGCTGGAGTCCTCTATTTCTAAAGCTGCTGCTAATGATGAATAA
- the LOC127120677 gene encoding protein DETOXIFICATION 56, whose product MSPACKLGDNLSSNLKTNMLSEELRVQGRLASPMVLMNLAWFAKTAITTAFLGRLGELSLAGGALGFTFANVTGFSVLNGLSGAMEPICGQAHGAKNVRLLHKTLLMTIILLLLVTIPVTFMWLHIDKILIHFGQQQEISTVAGTFVYYLVPDLFVMSFLCPLKAYLSSQSITLPTMFSSGVALAFHVPVNIVLSKTMGLKGVSMAVWITDLIVVALLAIYVVILENRMETAWKEGGWWDQSFMDWIRLIKLCGSCCLNTCMEWWCYEILVLLTGHLANAKQALGVLTIVLNFDYLLFSVMLSLATCVSTRVSNELGANEADRAYRSARVSLGIGFIAGCTGSLVMVAARGVWGQVFSHDRGIIKGVKKTMLLMALVELFNFPLAVCGGIVRGTARPWLGMYASLGGFYFLALPLGVVFAFKLRLGLVGLFFGLLTGIVACLSLLLVFIARIKWVEEAAKAQILTSYGVKEVACNVAEIQIGAGENDKV is encoded by the coding sequence atGTCACCAGCATGTAAATTAGGAGACAACCTTAGCTCAAACCTTAAAACAAACATGCTATCAGAGGAGCTAAGAGTTCAAGGAAGGTTGGCCTCTCCAATGGTGTTGATGAATTTAGCTTGGTTTGCCAAAACAGCTATCACAACAGCATTTTTGGGCCGACTCGGTGAGCTCAGCTTGGCGGGCGGTGCACTCGGGTTCACTTTTGCCAACGTTACTGGCTTCTCAGTCTTGAATGGTTTGTCTGGTGCCATGGAGCCTATATGTGGACAGGCTCATGGTGCTAAAAACGTGAGACTCCTTCACAAGACTCTTCTCATGACAATTATATTGTTGCTGTTGGTAACAATTCCTGTTACTTTCATGTGGCTTCATATTGACAAAATTTTGATTCATTTTGGACAACAACAAGAGATATCAACTGTGGCTGGAACTTTTGTTTATTATCTCGTACCTGATTTGTTTGTTATGTCATTCTTGTGTCCCTTAAAAGCTTATTTGAGTTCTCAAAGTATCACTCTTCCAACCATGTTTAGTTCTGGTGTAGCACTCGCTTTTCATGTTCCTGTTAACATCGTACTCTCGAAAACCATGGGTTTAAAAGGAGTTTCCATGGCTGTCTGGATAACTGACCTTATTGTTGTGGCTCTTCTGGCTATTTATGTTGTGATTCTGGAGAATCGAATGGAGACTGCGTGGAAGGAAGGAGGATGGTGGGATCAGAGTTTTATGGATTGGATTAGGCTGATCAAGCTCTGTGGATCTTGTTGTCTTAACACATGTATGGAGTGGTGGTGCTATGAGATTCTGGTTTTGCTTACTGGCCACCTCGCAAACGCTAAGCAAGCATTGGGAGTTTTAACCATTGTGTTAAACTTCGACTATTTGCTTTTCTCAGTGATGTTGTCATTGGCCACTTGTGTTTCAACTCGTGTCTCGAACGAGCTTGGTGCGAATGAAGCTGACCGCGCTTACCGATCTGCGCGTGTGTCTCTAGGAATAGGTTTTATCGCGGGGTGCACTGGAAGCTTGGTGATGGTGGCAGCAAGGGGAGTATGGGGGCAAGTTTTCAGCCATGATAGGGGAATTATAAAAGGAGTGAAGAAGACGATGTTGTTGATGGCTCTAGTGGAATTGTTTAATTTTCCATTGGCAGTTTGTGGAGGCATAGTTCGAGGGACAGCTCGACCTTGGTTGGGTATGTATGCTAGTCTAGGTGGGTTTTATTTCTTGGCTCTGCCCCTTGGTGTTGTTTTTGCCTTCAAGCTTCGTCTTGGCCTTGTTGGACTCTTCTTTGGACTTCTTACTGGTATTGTAGCTTGCTTGTCGCTTTTGTTAGTTTTTATTGCTAGGATAAAGTGGGTGGAAGAAGCTGCCAAGGCACAAATATTAACAAGTTACGGTGTCAAAGAAGTTGCATGTAATGTGGCAGAAATACAAATTGGGGCTGGTGAAAACGACAAAGTGTAA